Proteins encoded in a region of the Malaciobacter mytili LMG 24559 genome:
- a CDS encoding sodium-dependent transporter encodes MKTARFSRIGFILAAVGSAVGLGNIWKFPYVTGEYGGGAFVLVYLITALFIGIFVLIAELLIGKMGQSDAVSMFENLATKHGKIWKLAGFIVVLPLIILSYYSVVIGWIFHYIVISFNNLPTTVKESTDNFLTLLTADYQTQLFYHTVVFVIVTAIILKGIKDGIEKINKILMPLLGVILGILFIYSINIDSFSNAVHFMFDPDFSKLSSTAIVVAIGQAFYTLSLGMGIIITYAASLPKQSNIVKSSMIIAVIDTVVAIVAGLIIFTLLFDKGAESTKGAGLVFISLPSVFYEFGNAGQFLSILFFVAIAFAGLTSAISMMEPTVLYLIERFKMTRTKAAMICSLFFYLLGIVTLFSNVNEYSEMLKVGEKSFFDWVDFVCSTILVPFGGILVVVFVGYFMDKEKINEELIPLMGKTFVKIWFFMVRYIIPVALVAVILNETGIFKF; translated from the coding sequence ATGAAAACAGCAAGATTTAGTAGAATAGGTTTTATTCTTGCTGCAGTAGGCTCTGCAGTAGGATTAGGAAATATATGGAAATTTCCATATGTAACAGGTGAATATGGTGGTGGTGCATTTGTATTAGTATATTTAATTACAGCACTATTTATTGGTATTTTTGTTTTAATTGCAGAATTACTTATTGGTAAAATGGGTCAAAGTGATGCTGTTTCAATGTTTGAAAATCTTGCAACTAAGCATGGCAAGATATGGAAACTAGCAGGTTTTATTGTTGTTTTACCATTGATAATTCTTTCATATTATTCTGTAGTAATTGGATGGATTTTTCATTATATAGTAATTTCATTTAATAACTTACCAACTACTGTAAAAGAATCAACTGATAATTTTTTAACACTATTAACTGCGGATTATCAAACACAGCTTTTTTATCATACTGTAGTATTTGTAATAGTAACTGCTATTATTTTAAAAGGTATAAAAGATGGAATTGAAAAAATAAATAAAATTTTAATGCCATTACTTGGTGTTATTTTAGGTATTTTGTTTATTTATTCAATCAATATTGATAGTTTTTCAAATGCGGTACATTTTATGTTTGACCCAGATTTTTCAAAACTTAGTTCAACTGCTATTGTTGTTGCTATTGGGCAAGCATTTTATACATTATCTTTAGGTATGGGTATTATTATTACATATGCTGCTTCATTACCAAAACAGTCAAATATTGTTAAATCATCTATGATTATTGCAGTTATTGATACTGTTGTTGCAATAGTTGCTGGATTAATTATCTTTACTTTATTATTTGATAAAGGTGCAGAATCAACAAAAGGTGCAGGATTAGTATTTATTTCATTGCCTTCTGTATTTTATGAATTTGGAAATGCAGGGCAATTTTTATCAATATTATTCTTTGTTGCAATTGCTTTTGCTGGACTTACTTCTGCAATTTCAATGATGGAACCAACAGTTTTATATCTAATTGAAAGATTTAAAATGACAAGAACTAAAGCTGCAATGATTTGTAGTCTTTTCTTTTATTTATTAGGAATAGTAACACTATTTTCAAATGTTAATGAATATTCAGAGATGTTAAAAGTTGGAGAAAAGAGTTTCTTTGACTGGGTTGATTTTGTATGTTCAACAATTTTAGTACCATTTGGTGGTATTTTAGTTGTGGTTTTTGTTGGATATTTTATGGATAAAGAAAAAATCAATGAAGAACTTATTCCTTTAATGGGAAAAACTTTTGTAAAGATTTGGTTCTTTATGGTTAGATATATTATTCCTGTTGCACTTGTAGCAGTTATTTTAAATGAAACAGGTATTTTTAAATTCTAA
- a CDS encoding DUF3817 domain-containing protein — protein sequence MLNTFRIISLIEGLSYLILLFIAMPIKYLGENPYPVKIVGMAHGVLFIFFAIALFITISKYKWDKGFGFQLFVYSLIPFGAIVIERKIKSL from the coding sequence ATGTTAAATACTTTTAGAATTATTTCATTAATTGAGGGATTATCTTATTTAATACTTTTATTTATTGCTATGCCAATTAAATATTTAGGAGAAAATCCATATCCTGTAAAAATTGTAGGTATGGCACATGGAGTTTTATTTATCTTTTTTGCAATTGCTTTATTTATAACAATCTCTAAATATAAATGGGATAAAGGGTTTGGTTTTCAATTATTTGTGTATTCGCTAATTCCATTTGGAGCTATCGTTATAGAAAGAAAAATCAAAAGTTTATAA
- a CDS encoding methyl-accepting chemotaxis protein — protein MNLFKNLNIRAKILSIVITTVLIIAIIIAMKAIYSIEVLTQKNIENYEKEAYAQKEMELRSYVSMAVKSVKSFHERTSKEKIQKLVEEELNKNTDFLFSIINDQYETYKNRLSTNELKAKLIEIVEATKFGEDGYFFINDFSNNMVAHPNKSLVGKDFSNVKDKNGVYFVKEMTKIVEKSKEGFISYVFNKPGSTQLETKISYGRIFAPYNWVIVTGRYLDNLDEEMQKAALRNLSEMRYSKDGYFWVNDSNYVLLMNPNNQKNIGKNMKESLDSNGKKYFQEFVRVAKEKKEGLVKYYKNKPGEKVAKQKFSYIAYFEPWDWIVGTGTYIEDIENNIAKMIERSNEEINSVILQIIIISIIVVVLVSLIISYISNKILVTPIENLKEGLLQFFKFLNNETTEVKQLEVYANDEIGHMSNVVNENIKNTKRVIEEDKQVIAEVSNLVEHISSGELSGRITKTSSNPSIKELILVFNDMMQHLQDIVKHSLNVLKKYQQNDFRVETTMKCSGEICDLMNGINDLGHTISEMLVENKRNGLTLNESAKVLLRNVDILNSSSQESASSLEETAAALEEITGNIRENVNHIHTMSQYANELNNSSKQGNDLATKTSVSMDEIDSQVMAINEAITVIDQIAFQTNILSLNAAVEAATAGEAGKGFAVVAQEVRNLASRSADAAKEIKDLVEHATLKANEGKNIADEMIKGYSLLNENISKTIILIEDVANASKEQQVGIEQINDAIADLDQQTQKNANVAMKTKDIASQTSSISQKIVDNADAKEFIGKNEVKALSL, from the coding sequence ATGAACTTATTTAAAAACTTAAACATAAGGGCAAAGATATTATCAATAGTTATAACAACTGTATTAATTATTGCTATTATTATTGCTATGAAAGCTATCTATTCAATTGAAGTTTTAACTCAAAAGAATATAGAAAACTATGAAAAAGAAGCCTATGCTCAAAAAGAGATGGAATTAAGAAGCTATGTGTCAATGGCTGTTAAAAGTGTAAAAAGTTTCCATGAAAGAACATCAAAAGAGAAAATTCAAAAGCTTGTGGAAGAGGAGCTAAATAAAAATACAGATTTTTTATTTTCAATTATAAATGACCAATATGAAACTTATAAAAATAGATTATCAACAAATGAGTTAAAAGCGAAACTTATAGAAATAGTTGAAGCTACAAAATTTGGTGAAGATGGATATTTTTTTATAAATGATTTTTCAAATAATATGGTTGCTCATCCAAATAAAAGTTTAGTTGGTAAAGATTTTTCAAATGTAAAAGATAAAAATGGCGTATATTTTGTAAAAGAGATGACAAAAATAGTGGAAAAATCAAAAGAGGGGTTTATTTCATATGTTTTTAATAAACCTGGAAGTACACAGTTAGAAACAAAAATTTCTTATGGAAGAATTTTTGCTCCATATAATTGGGTAATAGTAACAGGAAGATATTTAGATAATTTAGATGAAGAGATGCAAAAAGCAGCTTTAAGAAATTTATCTGAAATGAGATACTCAAAAGATGGTTATTTTTGGGTAAATGATTCAAATTATGTTTTACTTATGAATCCTAATAATCAAAAAAATATTGGGAAAAATATGAAAGAATCACTTGATTCAAATGGAAAAAAATATTTTCAAGAATTTGTACGAGTAGCAAAAGAGAAAAAAGAGGGACTTGTTAAATATTATAAAAATAAACCTGGTGAAAAAGTTGCTAAGCAAAAATTCTCATATATTGCTTATTTTGAACCTTGGGATTGGATTGTTGGAACAGGAACATATATTGAAGATATTGAAAATAATATTGCTAAAATGATTGAGCGTTCAAATGAAGAGATAAATAGTGTAATTTTACAAATAATAATAATCTCTATTATTGTAGTAGTTTTAGTTTCTTTAATTATTTCATATATTTCAAATAAGATTTTAGTTACTCCTATTGAAAACTTAAAAGAGGGACTTTTACAATTTTTTAAATTTTTAAATAATGAAACAACTGAGGTTAAACAATTAGAAGTATATGCAAATGATGAAATAGGGCATATGTCAAATGTAGTAAATGAAAATATTAAAAATACTAAAAGAGTAATTGAAGAAGATAAACAAGTAATTGCAGAAGTTTCTAATTTAGTTGAACATATAAGTTCAGGAGAATTATCTGGAAGAATAACAAAAACAAGCTCTAATCCTTCAATAAAAGAGTTAATCTTAGTATTTAATGATATGATGCAACATCTTCAAGATATAGTAAAACACTCTTTAAATGTCTTAAAAAAATATCAGCAAAATGATTTTAGAGTTGAAACAACTATGAAATGTAGTGGTGAAATTTGTGATTTAATGAATGGTATTAATGATTTAGGACATACAATTAGTGAAATGTTAGTTGAAAATAAAAGAAATGGTTTAACATTAAACGAATCAGCAAAAGTTTTACTTAGAAATGTTGATATTTTAAATAGTTCATCTCAAGAATCAGCTTCAAGCCTAGAAGAAACAGCAGCAGCTCTTGAAGAAATTACAGGAAATATTAGAGAAAATGTAAATCATATTCATACAATGAGTCAATATGCAAATGAGTTAAATAATTCTTCAAAACAAGGAAATGATTTAGCAACAAAAACTTCTGTATCTATGGATGAAATTGATTCTCAAGTTATGGCTATAAATGAAGCAATTACAGTAATTGATCAAATAGCTTTCCAAACAAATATTTTAAGTTTAAATGCAGCTGTTGAAGCAGCAACAGCAGGAGAAGCTGGAAAAGGGTTTGCTGTTGTTGCACAAGAGGTGAGAAATTTAGCTTCAAGAAGTGCAGATGCAGCAAAAGAGATAAAAGATTTAGTTGAACATGCAACTTTAAAAGCAAATGAAGGTAAAAATATTGCTGATGAGATGATAAAAGGATATTCATTATTAAATGAAAATATCTCAAAAACAATAATTTTAATAGAAGATGTTGCAAATGCAAGTAAAGAGCAGCAAGTTGGAATTGAGCAAATAAATGATGCTATTGCAGATTTAGATCAACAAACACAGAAAAATGCAAATGTTGCTATGAAAACTAAAGATATAGCTTCTCAAACATCTTCAATTTCTCAAAAAATTGTAGATAATGCTGATGCTAAAGAGTTTATAGGAAAAAATGAAGTAAAAGCTTTAAGCTTATAA
- the hypB gene encoding hydrogenase nickel incorporation protein HypB, whose translation MCKDCGCSITDHHHSHEHHHNHEHGHHHEHNSASHQAAHETLHHNPQLNDSKTISVIKKILDKNDHEAGHNRAHFDSHKVLGINLMSSPGSGKTTLLEKLANIADFKYGVVEGDLQTNKDADRLNAKGIKAVQIQTGSACHLDAFMVHKGLHDMPLEELDVCFVENVGNLVCPASYDVGTHLNIVLVSVPEGEDKIAKYPVMFRCADLILFTKTDLLPYFDYDIEKEKEVARKLKPNVDILEVSTKDEQTLKAVVEWINFKRKMR comes from the coding sequence ATGTGTAAAGATTGCGGTTGTAGTATAACAGACCATCACCATAGCCATGAGCATCATCATAACCATGAACATGGACATCATCATGAACATAATAGTGCAAGTCATCAAGCTGCACATGAGACTTTACATCATAACCCACAATTAAATGATAGTAAAACAATCTCTGTAATAAAAAAGATATTAGATAAAAATGACCATGAAGCAGGTCATAATAGAGCACATTTTGATAGTCATAAAGTTTTAGGAATAAACTTAATGAGTAGCCCAGGAAGTGGAAAAACAACTCTATTAGAAAAATTAGCAAATATTGCTGATTTTAAATATGGTGTTGTAGAAGGTGATTTACAGACAAATAAAGATGCCGATAGATTAAACGCAAAAGGTATAAAAGCAGTACAAATACAAACAGGAAGTGCTTGTCACTTAGATGCTTTTATGGTGCATAAAGGTTTACATGATATGCCTTTAGAAGAGCTTGATGTATGCTTTGTTGAAAATGTTGGAAATCTTGTATGTCCTGCCTCTTATGATGTGGGAACTCACTTAAATATAGTATTGGTTTCTGTTCCAGAAGGTGAAGATAAAATAGCAAAATATCCAGTTATGTTTAGATGTGCTGATTTAATTCTTTTTACAAAAACAGATTTGCTTCCTTATTTTGATTATGATATTGAAAAAGAAAAAGAAGTGGCAAGAAAATTAAAACCAAATGTTGATATTTTAGAAGTAAGTACAAAAGATGAACAGACTTTAAAAGCAGTAGTTGAGTGGATAAATTTTAAAAGAAAGATGAGATAA
- a CDS encoding HypC/HybG/HupF family hydrogenase formation chaperone gives MCLSIPSKIKSIDKESNICTVDTMGIERSASLDLIDQDVKVGDYVLIHIGFAMNKIDEEDAIESLKLYQEIIDKMEEEERQALIQESENCPKS, from the coding sequence ATGTGTTTATCAATCCCTTCTAAAATAAAAAGTATTGATAAAGAAAGCAATATTTGTACAGTTGATACTATGGGTATTGAAAGAAGTGCAAGTTTAGATTTAATTGACCAAGATGTAAAAGTAGGAGACTATGTACTTATTCATATAGGTTTTGCTATGAATAAGATTGATGAAGAGGATGCAATTGAGTCTTTAAAATTGTATCAAGAGATTATAGATAAGATGGAAGAAGAAGAGCGACAAGCTTTAATACAAGAGTCTGAAAATTGCCCA